The genomic window GCCACAGGCGCTGCTCACCATGCTCCTGCAAGGCCAGCAGGGGCTGGTAGCGGGCGGTTTGCTCTAGCCAGCCCCCCGCCCCGTCGCTCTCCAGCACCACAAAGCCGTGCAGGAAATCATCGCGGGCATCGGGATCGGATTCGATGTCGTAGAGCAGCACACCAGGTGCTGTTGCCAACTCGGGCAAGACCGGCCCGCGGCCAAGGCGCTGCGGCAGGCCAGAGGCCTGCACCCGGGCCTGGGCCACCAACTCAGCGGCAATCTCGCGGTGCTGCTCTCCGTAGGCGGCAAGGGCCTCGGCCAACAGCTCTGGATCGCGGGCAGCCAGGTCCGGCAGGCTGGTTACCCCCTGCTCCAGCAACATCTCGCGGCGCTTACCGCCGATACCACTCACCTCGCTGAGATGCCCCATGGCGGAGGCCTCCTTATCGCAGACGCCTCGCCAGCTGCACAGGGTGCACTTTTTGCGATCGCTCACCAAGGGCGGTGGCGTGGACTGGGCAAGATCAGCCGCCAGGCGCTGCAGGCTCTCATCGAGCTGGTGCTGCAGGCCGCTAGCCAATGCCAGGCGCTCCCGCTGCAGGAACCTGCCTTCACCGGCCACCACCAGACCATGGGGCACTGCTGCCTGCTGGTGCTCCGCCAACAGGCGCCCCCAAAGCGCCAGCACCACCCGCGCTTCCCGGGTTAGACGTCGCCCCTGGCGAGCCAATACCGGCCGGTATGCATAGGCACCCCAACGGCTTTGGCCAGCGATGCGCTCCAGCAGGGAGGGATGGGATTCCAATCTCACTCCCTGGGGACCAGCCCCCCGCAGCCGCAAGCCCACTACCCCAGCCGCCCCTGCGGCGCAGGCCGCCTCGCCGTGGCCAGGCCGCTGGGGCAGCAGGGTCTGAAAGCTGCGCAGCTGGTCGCTCAAGGCCAGGGCCCGGTGGGCATTCCACTGCCGCTCGCTGGCAACCCCAAAGCGATCCAGCCAGGCGCGGCGCCTGCATCGCAGCCAACTGCGCAGCAAGCGATCCGTGAGAGCCGGCTCGGGCCCTGAACGTTCAATTTGGGGCCGGGAAGTCAATGCTGGCGTCCACAGACGCCGACGCTAGGGCTGGAGCGCCGCCGGCACCGCAGAATTGCCCCAGCTCGGCATGTCCACCCCCCATGGCCTCAGCCCCCCTACCCCTGGAGGCCAGCCCAATCGCCTTCGGCACCGATGGCTGGCGCGGCATCCTCGGCGTGGACATCACCCTGGATCGACTGCTGCCGGTAGCTGCCGCTGCAGCCCGGGAGCTGGCCCACTCAGCCCCCGAAGGCCTGAAAAGCCGCGAGGTAGTGATCGGCTACGACCGCCGTTTTCTGGCGCCCGAACTAGCTGAGGCGATCTGCAGCGCCGTTAGAGGTTGCGGCCTGGAGCCCCTGCTTTCGGCCACAGCCACTCCCACCCCTGCCAGCAGCTGGGCCGTGGTGCAGCGCCAGGCCCTGGGCGCCCTGGTGATCACCGCCAGCCACAACCCGCCGGAGTGGCTCGGCTTAAAAATCAAGGGACCGTTCGGCGGCTCGGTGGAAGGTGACTTCACCCGCCGAGTGGAGACCCGTCTGGAAGCCGGTGGCATCACCGTGCCGATCCCGGGGGACCCCCAACGCTTCGATGCCCTGGGCACCTACGTGGCGGGCCTGCAGACCAAGGTGGACACTGCAGCACTGGCGGCAGGCCTAGAGCGTCTGGGGCTCACGGTGATTGTCGATCCAATGCACGGCTCAGCAGCCGGTGTGCTGCCGGCCCTGCTGGGCGATGGAGCCAGATCCAGTGGCGTCATCCGCGA from Cyanobium sp. Tous-M-B4 includes these protein-coding regions:
- a CDS encoding TM0106 family RecB-like putative nuclease, with product MTSRPQIERSGPEPALTDRLLRSWLRCRRRAWLDRFGVASERQWNAHRALALSDQLRSFQTLLPQRPGHGEAACAAGAAGVVGLRLRGAGPQGVRLESHPSLLERIAGQSRWGAYAYRPVLARQGRRLTREARVVLALWGRLLAEHQQAAVPHGLVVAGEGRFLQRERLALASGLQHQLDESLQRLAADLAQSTPPPLVSDRKKCTLCSWRGVCDKEASAMGHLSEVSGIGGKRREMLLEQGVTSLPDLAARDPELLAEALAAYGEQHREIAAELVAQARVQASGLPQRLGRGPVLPELATAPGVLLYDIESDPDARDDFLHGFVVLESDGAGGWLEQTARYQPLLALQEHGEQRLWQRLQRLLARYPDWPVLHYGETEVIGLVRLAQRQGASEAEVARLRGRMLDVHARLRRHWRLPVSSYGLKAVAGWLGFAWSQKGVDGARCLLWWRQWRQWHRQDGSRGQASRNQLQRIFLYNRDDSLATWAVVRWLLAQP